The following are from one region of the Geoalkalibacter subterraneus genome:
- a CDS encoding efflux RND transporter periplasmic adaptor subunit, which translates to MKFLASFKLIGTTIALLLISSGTTHAAPQRGNGPKPVVGTMKVTERDANIPEKYIGHVEAVESIDLKARVSGYLEQVNFSEGSTVKKGQVLYVIEQAPYKAQVAAAKASLAAAEADLFKARTKLNRMRSAEAGSIPQTDMDDATAAYDLAQARVLEAQARQQIAEIDLGYTTIKSPLTGRIGKSYFKRGDLISSSSGSLLAEVVSIDPMRVLFSINERQGEIIRQAAQDAANKGEAPGLKIRIFTTSGSEYPHTGRVEFMDNKMDPSTGTIAIWAQFPNPEGHLVPGEYVDVALRPEEPRMELTIPQAALQRDRDGAFVFVVDKDSKIEKRRISVGVSIGKQIFVTSGLELGEQVVFEGIQKVTPGAEVDVQLKEDKDNSYVF; encoded by the coding sequence ATGAAATTTCTTGCCTCATTTAAGCTTATCGGCACCACGATAGCCCTTTTGCTTATCTCGTCCGGTACAACCCATGCCGCGCCTCAGCGAGGCAATGGACCTAAACCCGTGGTGGGCACAATGAAGGTGACTGAACGGGATGCGAACATCCCGGAGAAATATATCGGCCACGTGGAGGCGGTGGAATCCATCGACCTTAAAGCCAGGGTAAGTGGCTATCTGGAGCAGGTTAATTTCTCAGAAGGTTCGACGGTCAAAAAAGGCCAGGTGTTGTATGTAATTGAACAGGCGCCGTATAAAGCACAGGTGGCGGCGGCAAAAGCCAGTTTAGCTGCAGCAGAAGCGGATCTGTTTAAGGCGCGCACCAAGCTTAATCGTATGCGCTCCGCCGAAGCGGGCAGCATCCCTCAGACCGATATGGACGATGCAACCGCAGCCTATGATCTCGCCCAGGCGCGTGTCCTCGAGGCGCAGGCACGTCAACAGATTGCAGAAATTGACCTGGGCTATACCACGATAAAATCTCCTCTGACTGGTCGCATCGGCAAGAGCTATTTCAAGCGCGGCGATCTTATCAGCTCCTCTTCCGGCTCCCTCCTGGCGGAAGTGGTGAGTATTGATCCGATGCGGGTGCTCTTCTCGATAAATGAGCGCCAGGGAGAGATTATCCGCCAGGCGGCACAGGACGCTGCCAACAAAGGGGAAGCTCCCGGGTTGAAAATCCGCATTTTCACCACCAGCGGCAGCGAATATCCCCACACCGGACGGGTGGAGTTCATGGACAACAAAATGGATCCCTCCACCGGCACTATCGCGATCTGGGCACAGTTCCCCAATCCGGAAGGGCATCTGGTTCCCGGAGAGTATGTGGATGTTGCCCTTCGGCCGGAAGAACCGCGCATGGAGTTGACTATTCCCCAGGCGGCGCTGCAGCGTGACAGAGACGGAGCCTTTGTGTTCGTGGTGGATAAAGACTCCAAAATTGAAAAACGTCGGATCAGCGTCGGGGTGAGCATCGGCAAGCAGATCTTTGTCACATCCGGTCTCGAACTTGGTGAGCAGGTGGTTTTCGAGGGGATTCAGAAAGTGACTCCGGGAGCCGAGGTGGACGTGCAGCTCAAGGAAGATAAGGATAACTCGTATGTTTTCTAA
- a CDS encoding TetR/AcrR family transcriptional regulator: MSSQHTEKRTAILEAAVELFADRGLHGAPTVAIAERAGVGVGTIYRYFKDKDDLIDQLHQDLQERARHHIAAGYDAERPISERFKFLFSRMLDFLLANPREFKFMELHYYSSRGLAERTPSTEEEEPIRTLLAEARHLQIFKDAPLDVLEAIAFGPLVALAKSHSHRGLPLDEESRKLTVQAAWDALKSNPE, translated from the coding sequence ATGTCCTCCCAACACACTGAAAAGCGCACGGCGATCCTTGAGGCCGCGGTGGAATTGTTTGCCGACCGCGGTCTGCATGGCGCACCGACCGTTGCCATTGCAGAAAGAGCGGGAGTCGGAGTCGGTACAATCTACCGCTATTTCAAAGACAAGGATGACCTGATCGATCAGCTGCATCAGGACCTTCAAGAGCGCGCCCGCCATCATATCGCCGCCGGATACGACGCCGAGCGCCCTATTTCAGAGCGGTTTAAATTTCTTTTTTCACGGATGTTGGATTTTCTGCTCGCCAACCCGCGCGAATTCAAATTCATGGAACTCCACTATTATTCGTCTCGCGGGCTTGCCGAGCGCACTCCATCGACAGAGGAGGAAGAGCCGATCCGCACCCTGCTGGCCGAGGCGCGTCATCTCCAGATATTCAAAGATGCACCGCTAGATGTCCTGGAAGCCATTGCTTTCGGCCCACTGGTTGCCCTGGCAAAAAGCCACAGCCATCGAGGACTTCCTCTTGATGAAGAAAGCCGCAAACTTACCGTTCAAGCCGCATGGGACGCCCTCAAGAGCAACCCGGAATAA
- a CDS encoding DegQ family serine endoprotease produces MKNRATHSIPFNAQRMLQGLAMLLPLMLMTLLLAPGPASAQESGLESLRSTGEAFRSVAKKVSPAVVNIQVEKIVQGSQTPFPFGGQSPFGDDFFRRFFGIPMPEIPGRDPHGRNPSPRVRSQGSGFIFSDDGLILTNNHVVENADKVNVTLTDGRNFTAEVIGSDPASDVAVIKIESDKKLPFIPLGNSDALEVGDWVLAVGNPFGLSNTITAGIVSAKGRSSVGITDYENFIQTDAAINPGNSGGPLVNLQGEVVGMNTAIFSRSGGYMGIGFAIPVNMIKLIRDQLIDNGSVSRGYMGVMIQNLTPDLAENFGLDTSKGVLISQVTKDSPADKAGLRQGDIVIEFSGEPVDSVGPFRNRVALSPPGSEQEMTILRDGKRKTIKITLGTLPDERATAQSDPSEVDELGLTVQPLTEELAQRFGYTDAEGVIVTQVAPGSIAARARIRPGTLIQEVNQQKVTTPAEFHDAMKKGNKDTVLLLLRQGDAIRYVALRRN; encoded by the coding sequence ATGAAAAATCGTGCAACCCACTCTATCCCGTTCAACGCTCAGCGCATGCTGCAGGGACTTGCGATGCTTCTCCCCCTCATGCTGATGACCCTGTTACTGGCACCCGGACCGGCATCGGCCCAGGAATCGGGTCTCGAAAGTCTGCGCAGCACCGGTGAGGCCTTTCGGTCGGTCGCTAAAAAGGTTTCTCCCGCCGTGGTCAACATTCAGGTCGAAAAAATTGTGCAGGGCAGCCAGACACCTTTTCCTTTCGGAGGGCAGAGCCCTTTTGGGGACGACTTTTTCCGTCGTTTTTTCGGCATTCCTATGCCCGAAATTCCTGGGCGTGATCCCCACGGCAGAAATCCATCCCCACGGGTTCGTTCTCAGGGGTCAGGCTTCATCTTCAGCGACGACGGCCTGATCCTGACCAACAATCATGTGGTTGAAAATGCTGATAAGGTCAATGTCACTTTGACCGACGGGCGCAATTTCACTGCCGAAGTGATTGGATCTGATCCGGCTTCCGATGTGGCTGTCATCAAGATCGAAAGCGACAAGAAACTGCCCTTTATTCCCCTTGGGAATTCAGACGCACTTGAAGTCGGTGACTGGGTTCTGGCGGTGGGCAACCCCTTCGGGCTCTCCAACACGATTACCGCAGGAATCGTCAGCGCCAAGGGTCGCAGCAGTGTCGGCATTACCGATTACGAAAACTTCATTCAGACCGACGCCGCCATCAACCCCGGCAATTCCGGTGGACCACTGGTCAACCTGCAGGGTGAGGTAGTCGGCATGAATACCGCCATCTTCAGCCGCAGCGGCGGCTACATGGGAATCGGCTTCGCTATTCCGGTCAACATGATCAAGCTTATTCGAGACCAGCTCATTGACAACGGAAGCGTCAGCCGCGGGTATATGGGGGTCATGATTCAGAACCTTACTCCTGATCTGGCCGAAAACTTCGGACTCGATACAAGTAAAGGCGTGCTGATCTCCCAGGTCACCAAAGACAGCCCTGCGGATAAAGCCGGACTGCGCCAGGGGGATATCGTTATCGAATTCTCAGGTGAACCGGTGGACAGCGTCGGCCCCTTCCGCAACCGGGTCGCCCTGAGCCCTCCGGGTTCTGAACAAGAAATGACCATCCTGCGCGACGGCAAACGCAAAACCATCAAGATTACCCTTGGCACCCTGCCCGATGAACGGGCTACCGCTCAGAGCGACCCGTCTGAAGTCGATGAACTGGGACTGACCGTGCAACCGCTGACCGAAGAACTGGCCCAGCGTTTCGGCTACACCGACGCTGAAGGCGTGATCGTGACGCAGGTGGCCCCCGGCTCCATTGCGGCCAGAGCCAGGATTCGCCCCGGCACCCTGATCCAGGAGGTGAATCAGCAGAAGGTCACAACGCCGGCCGAGTTCCACGACGCCATGAAAAAAGGAAACAAAGACACCGTGCTGCTGCTGTTGCGTCAAGGCGACGCCATCCGTTATGTCGCCCTGCGACGCAACTAA
- a CDS encoding response regulator — protein sequence MVSAPGRPIYTESTSRPRILLAEDDGEMREMLSFALWREGYAVESMPDGASLLQRLEEGCTSEAIDWDLVISDIHMPGITGMEVLEYLKTRRNLPPLMLITAFGDEQTHKLARRLGAVVLLDKPFDLQDLMSQVRRVILPHTAKTDYTLEKPTK from the coding sequence ATGGTGAGCGCCCCGGGCCGTCCCATTTATACAGAAAGCACGAGTCGACCACGAATTTTATTGGCCGAGGACGACGGCGAAATGCGGGAGATGCTCTCGTTTGCTCTCTGGCGTGAAGGATATGCAGTGGAATCAATGCCTGATGGGGCCAGCCTTCTTCAGCGCCTCGAAGAAGGCTGCACCTCAGAGGCGATCGACTGGGATCTGGTGATTTCCGACATCCACATGCCCGGCATCACCGGCATGGAAGTGCTGGAATATCTGAAAACCCGCAGGAATCTTCCACCGTTGATGCTGATCACCGCTTTTGGTGATGAGCAGACCCATAAACTGGCCCGGCGCCTCGGTGCAGTGGTCCTGCTCGACAAGCCTTTCGATCTTCAGGATCTGATGTCCCAGGTTCGACGGGTCATTTTGCCCCATACGGCAAAAACCGATTATACTTTAGAGAAACCTACAAAATAA
- a CDS encoding sigma-54-dependent transcriptional regulator: MKGRILIVDDDREMCGMLEESLVRREFQVEWHLRAEAALEQIHQQDFDVLLTDLNLPGMDGLELCRRVIEAREDIPVVVITAFGSLETAVGALRAGAYDFVTKPVDLDLLVFALERAIKQRRLQQQVRVLRESVRRAQPFDDLLGQSRVMQELYDQLKRLAELDITVLITGESGTGKELAARALHNRGPRRDGPFVAVNCAALPENLLESELFGHVKGAFTGAGEARSGLFQQARGGTLFLDEIGEVPLNLQPKLLRALEQRKVRPVGAAQEVAVDARFVTATNRDLEQDVADGRFREDLYYRLNVVPIEMPPLRARGTDILLLAEHFASQCAKRFDKQVTGLSQPVAEKLLSYSWPGNVRELRNAMERAVALTRFNTLAIEDLPDRLRESQPGPMATDLAGPGELPSLAEVERRHIERVLEAVEGNRTLAARILGLDRKTLYRKLRSKEE, from the coding sequence ATGAAGGGACGCATTCTCATCGTCGATGATGACCGCGAGATGTGCGGCATGCTGGAAGAATCTCTGGTCCGGCGGGAATTTCAGGTGGAGTGGCACCTGCGCGCCGAAGCGGCCCTGGAGCAGATCCATCAGCAGGATTTCGACGTGCTGCTGACTGACCTCAACCTGCCCGGAATGGACGGTCTTGAGTTGTGCCGCCGCGTTATCGAAGCGCGTGAAGACATTCCGGTGGTTGTCATTACCGCTTTCGGCAGCCTGGAAACTGCCGTGGGGGCACTACGGGCCGGCGCCTATGATTTCGTAACTAAACCGGTGGATCTCGATCTTCTGGTTTTTGCTCTCGAACGGGCGATTAAGCAGCGCCGTCTGCAGCAGCAGGTGCGCGTGCTGCGCGAATCGGTGCGGCGCGCCCAGCCCTTCGATGATCTGTTGGGGCAGAGTCGCGTCATGCAGGAACTCTACGATCAACTCAAACGCCTGGCGGAACTCGACATCACCGTCCTGATCACCGGCGAGAGCGGCACGGGCAAAGAGCTTGCCGCCCGAGCCCTGCATAATCGCGGCCCCCGACGAGACGGGCCCTTTGTGGCCGTCAATTGCGCGGCGCTGCCGGAAAATCTACTGGAAAGCGAGTTGTTCGGCCACGTCAAGGGTGCCTTTACCGGCGCAGGAGAGGCGCGGTCGGGGCTTTTTCAGCAGGCCCGCGGCGGAACCCTGTTCCTCGACGAGATCGGTGAAGTGCCCCTCAATCTGCAGCCCAAGCTGCTGCGTGCCCTGGAGCAACGCAAGGTGCGACCGGTGGGCGCAGCACAGGAGGTGGCGGTAGACGCGCGCTTTGTTACAGCCACCAACCGTGATCTTGAACAAGACGTCGCTGATGGCCGCTTCCGTGAGGATCTCTATTATCGGCTCAATGTCGTCCCCATCGAGATGCCGCCGCTGCGCGCGCGGGGTACCGATATTCTGCTGCTGGCCGAGCATTTCGCATCCCAATGCGCCAAGCGCTTCGACAAGCAGGTCACGGGCCTATCCCAGCCTGTGGCGGAGAAACTTCTCTCCTACTCCTGGCCCGGAAACGTTCGGGAACTGCGCAACGCCATGGAACGGGCAGTCGCTCTGACGCGATTCAATACCCTGGCGATTGAAGACCTTCCGGACCGGCTCCGCGAAAGTCAGCCCGGCCCCATGGCAACCGACCTGGCAGGCCCCGGCGAACTCCCCTCGCTGGCGGAGGTGGAGCGCCGCCATATCGAGCGGGTTCTCGAGGCGGTTGAAGGCAACCGCACGCTGGCGGCTCGGATCCTGGGACTCGACCGCAAGACACTCTACAGGAAACTGCGCTCCAAAGAGGAATGA
- a CDS encoding sensor histidine kinase yields the protein MKLAAKIALFIWIGIILVISIDAYLSLRRDLETFRGDMIRDARQYGRIVQGVTASLWQERGGTEAFNFLREAARESQPMRIRLVLPNAPPGDPRAPLVGNLGPRALRPGAEVVVEAPQVGDEGLLVTYRPIVVNDEIKALLEIAEPMTELREHANSALWRAAALLAGSLAASGVLILIAGFHLVGRPLQKLMDKTRRIGSGDFGTPLKLKGKGELSTLAEALNQMCDQLALSHRQIQEESEARVAALEQLRHAERLATVGRLAAGMAHELGTPLNVVSGRAQLIASGDLSPEDAARNATIISEQASRMTTLMRQLLDFARRGSTRREPTSLEHLVRGVLNLLASSAGKKDVTVQMHADPELPQVAVDPAKMQQVVTNLILNGIQATPRGGRVDVELSYLKAGDANGMQDDTAKIVVQDNGPGIPPEHLDQLFEPFFTTKDVGEGTGLGLSIVYGIVEEHGGRIEVASPPGEGACFTLYLPLEATQ from the coding sequence ATGAAGCTGGCTGCAAAAATCGCCCTGTTCATCTGGATCGGCATCATCCTGGTCATCAGCATCGATGCCTACCTGTCTCTGCGCCGCGACCTGGAAACATTTCGCGGCGACATGATCCGCGATGCCCGTCAATACGGCCGCATTGTGCAGGGGGTCACGGCTTCGCTGTGGCAGGAACGCGGCGGCACCGAGGCCTTCAATTTCCTGCGCGAGGCCGCCCGTGAAAGCCAGCCGATGCGCATCCGGCTGGTTCTGCCCAATGCCCCCCCCGGCGACCCCCGTGCTCCCCTGGTGGGCAACCTGGGACCACGCGCATTGCGCCCCGGCGCGGAAGTGGTCGTGGAGGCGCCGCAGGTTGGCGATGAGGGCCTTCTGGTGACCTACCGCCCCATTGTCGTTAACGATGAAATCAAGGCACTGCTCGAAATTGCCGAACCGATGACCGAGCTGCGCGAGCATGCCAATTCAGCATTGTGGCGGGCGGCAGCGCTTTTGGCGGGGTCTCTTGCCGCCAGCGGCGTGCTGATTCTGATCGCGGGGTTCCACCTGGTAGGGCGACCTCTGCAGAAACTGATGGACAAAACCCGCCGCATCGGCAGCGGCGACTTCGGGACTCCTCTCAAGCTGAAGGGAAAAGGCGAATTAAGCACCCTGGCCGAAGCCCTCAATCAGATGTGCGATCAGCTTGCCCTCTCCCACCGCCAGATCCAGGAAGAGAGCGAGGCCCGGGTCGCCGCCCTCGAACAGCTGCGACATGCGGAGCGTCTTGCCACTGTGGGGCGCCTGGCGGCCGGCATGGCCCATGAGCTTGGGACACCGCTTAACGTGGTATCGGGTCGTGCCCAGTTGATCGCTTCCGGCGACCTCTCCCCGGAGGATGCAGCACGCAATGCCACCATCATCTCTGAACAGGCCAGCCGCATGACCACACTGATGCGGCAGCTCCTTGATTTTGCCCGACGCGGCTCCACCCGACGGGAACCGACCTCGCTGGAGCATCTGGTGCGCGGCGTGCTGAACCTGCTGGCGTCCAGCGCGGGCAAGAAGGATGTCACCGTGCAAATGCACGCAGACCCAGAATTGCCGCAGGTGGCAGTCGATCCGGCCAAAATGCAGCAGGTGGTCACCAACCTGATCCTCAACGGCATCCAAGCTACCCCCCGGGGAGGAAGAGTTGATGTGGAATTGAGTTACTTGAAAGCAGGGGATGCCAACGGCATGCAGGATGACACCGCAAAGATTGTCGTGCAGGACAACGGTCCCGGCATCCCGCCGGAACATCTCGATCAATTGTTCGAGCCGTTTTTCACCACCAAGGATGTCGGAGAGGGCACAGGGCTGGGTCTCTCGATTGTGTACGGCATCGTGGAGGAGCACGGCGGCCGGATCGAGGTCGCAAGCCCACCCGGAGAAGGGGCCTGCTTTACACTTTACCTGCCCTTGGAGGCCACGCAATGA
- a CDS encoding YhdH/YhfP family quinone oxidoreductase: MPDQTFKAMIVEETEPKKFSRRIGERSVSDLPEGDLLVRVRYSSLNYKDALSAIGNKGVSRNFPHTPGIDAAGEVVECNCGRFKAGDQVLVTGYDLGMNTAGGFGQYLRIPCEWALPLPEGLSMRESMVLGTAGLTAGLSILKMQQSGVHADSGEVLVTGATGGVGSIAVSILARLGYRVVAASGKTAAIEELKKLGAAEVITREQVTEGAERPMMKERWAGGVDVVGGEMLGAALKATRYGGTMTCCGLVGSPDLPINVFPFILRGVSLLGIDSVQCPQELRLNVWNRLAAEWRPAHLDQSVDECSLDGLDERIDAMLKGEHQGRTIVNLDQ, translated from the coding sequence ATGCCGGATCAGACCTTCAAAGCCATGATCGTTGAAGAAACGGAACCTAAAAAATTCAGCCGCCGCATCGGTGAACGCAGCGTCAGCGACCTGCCCGAGGGCGATCTGCTGGTGCGGGTGCGCTATTCCTCGCTTAATTACAAAGATGCCCTGTCCGCCATCGGCAACAAGGGCGTGTCACGCAATTTCCCCCACACCCCGGGGATCGATGCAGCCGGCGAGGTGGTGGAGTGCAACTGCGGACGCTTCAAAGCCGGAGACCAGGTGCTGGTGACGGGTTATGACCTGGGGATGAACACGGCCGGAGGATTCGGACAGTACCTCCGCATCCCCTGTGAATGGGCCCTGCCGCTTCCTGAGGGGCTGAGCATGCGCGAAAGCATGGTCCTGGGTACCGCCGGCCTGACGGCAGGCCTTTCGATATTGAAGATGCAACAGTCCGGGGTGCATGCTGACTCCGGCGAAGTGCTGGTGACCGGCGCTACCGGCGGGGTGGGAAGCATTGCGGTCAGCATTCTCGCCCGTCTGGGGTACCGGGTGGTGGCCGCCTCGGGCAAAACCGCCGCGATTGAAGAACTGAAGAAACTTGGTGCAGCCGAAGTCATCACACGTGAGCAGGTGACCGAAGGTGCCGAGCGACCTATGATGAAAGAGCGCTGGGCCGGAGGGGTCGATGTGGTCGGCGGCGAAATGCTGGGCGCTGCCCTTAAAGCGACGCGGTACGGTGGCACCATGACCTGCTGCGGCCTGGTCGGCTCGCCTGATCTGCCCATCAATGTCTTTCCTTTTATTCTGCGTGGCGTGAGTCTGCTCGGCATCGATTCGGTCCAGTGCCCGCAGGAGCTGCGGCTGAACGTCTGGAACAGGCTCGCTGCAGAATGGCGCCCCGCGCATCTCGACCAGTCGGTTGATGAGTGTTCTCTTGACGGGCTCGATGAGCGAATCGACGCGATGCTTAAAGGGGAGCACCAGGGACGCACAATCGTCAACCTGGATCAATAA
- a CDS encoding enoyl-CoA hydratase-related protein → MEDQLLLNISDSIATLTVNRPKVMNALSIDVLKALKKNVIELDADDRVRVIIITGAGEKAFIAGGDISAMRDFGPLQGRDSALLAQGVLNEIERCSKPVIAAVNGYALGGGCELSMACDLRVASENARFGQPEVNIGIIPGWGGSQRLPRLIGKGRALEMILTGEMIDAQEAWRIGLVNKVFPQSELMEQTRALAAKIAKRSLVVTRLSKEVVHHGMELDLARAQELEADLFGLCFSTHDQKEGMGAFLEKRSPQFKDA, encoded by the coding sequence ATGGAAGATCAACTGCTGCTGAACATCAGCGATTCGATTGCAACCCTGACCGTCAATCGCCCCAAGGTGATGAATGCGCTTTCCATCGATGTTCTTAAGGCCTTGAAAAAAAACGTTATTGAGCTCGATGCCGATGACCGCGTGCGTGTGATCATTATTACCGGCGCCGGCGAGAAAGCCTTTATCGCGGGCGGGGATATCTCCGCTATGCGGGATTTCGGCCCCCTGCAGGGGCGCGACTCGGCGCTGCTGGCGCAGGGCGTGCTCAATGAGATTGAGCGTTGCAGTAAGCCGGTGATTGCGGCGGTCAATGGCTATGCTCTGGGCGGCGGCTGCGAGCTGTCCATGGCCTGCGACCTGCGCGTTGCCAGTGAAAACGCACGCTTCGGGCAGCCCGAAGTCAATATCGGCATCATTCCCGGTTGGGGCGGTAGCCAGCGTCTGCCGCGCCTGATCGGCAAGGGGCGCGCCCTTGAAATGATCCTCACCGGCGAGATGATCGATGCCCAGGAGGCCTGGCGCATCGGGCTGGTCAACAAGGTTTTTCCCCAGAGCGAGTTGATGGAGCAGACCCGGGCGCTGGCAGCCAAAATCGCCAAACGCAGTCTGGTCGTCACCCGTTTGAGCAAGGAAGTGGTGCATCATGGAATGGAGCTTGATCTTGCCCGTGCCCAGGAGCTGGAAGCCGACCTGTTCGGGCTGTGTTTCTCCACCCACGACCAGAAAGAGGGGATGGGGGCATTTCTCGAAAAGCGCTCCCCGCAGTTCAAGGATGCCTGA
- a CDS encoding aldehyde ferredoxin oxidoreductase C-terminal domain-containing protein: protein MNMFQRVLMVDASNGFYRMKRYGFDRYFGPVDLGIHLTRYYRSLNFGVGIFAGSILPGSNRLVVTGFSPCWQGNYISSMGGAGLVFNNLGINMVSLVGRAPVPSVLYLNRNHGEEIEVEVVPVDVARIWAAGRTGTYALMDEAYRMFGSRYEKDPRILATGPAAMHTDMGGIVSVPIKKGELSYVDTWAGRGGLGSAMAQSHGIVAVIYGGTLVEEDFRDKNVADEWFQNKYDLRLMQKDLEVTSKYRYEEKLRTGGTFGVNYANMEGRILAFNYRTMDWSHEQRQALHQNFVIDHYLKQFNEETVENKQQATCGEPCVAVCKKMNGRYKKDYEPYQTMGPLCGIFDQRAAEKLNHYCDAMGFDAISGGGVLAWLMDLLDEGVLSREDLGVNRLPRWQLDDFDVVADSMHNAELGCELIDAILERRGMIDFREGVRKWSRIHSRAKGTALHDRLVHVAFGRRGWMVPNQYWVSGVLAPMAIMGKYYMIYSDDFIPPRTLGRMCADRLKKELIVDNLGTCRFHRGWAEEMLPDVMGSLYDCKERYLRSIEILATRINSGNTPVFWDSQRNIDFIHSFLRRKKEVDKIADPRLDEWLEKFNQDPLEAAREFWYQTLMGIDESLREFF, encoded by the coding sequence ATGAATATGTTTCAGCGCGTGCTGATGGTGGATGCCTCCAACGGCTTTTACAGGATGAAAAGATATGGTTTTGACCGCTACTTCGGGCCGGTGGATCTCGGTATTCACCTGACCCGTTATTATCGCAGCCTTAATTTCGGCGTCGGCATCTTTGCCGGTTCTATCCTCCCCGGCTCCAATCGGCTGGTCGTCACCGGGTTTTCACCCTGTTGGCAGGGCAATTACATCAGCTCCATGGGGGGGGCGGGGCTGGTGTTCAACAACCTGGGCATCAACATGGTCAGCCTGGTGGGTAGGGCGCCGGTGCCGTCTGTGCTGTACCTCAACCGCAATCATGGCGAAGAGATCGAAGTCGAGGTGGTTCCCGTCGACGTTGCGCGCATCTGGGCCGCAGGTCGCACCGGAACCTACGCCCTGATGGACGAGGCCTACCGGATGTTCGGCAGCCGCTACGAGAAGGACCCGCGCATTCTCGCTACCGGCCCCGCTGCCATGCACACCGATATGGGCGGCATTGTTTCGGTGCCCATCAAGAAGGGGGAACTCAGCTACGTCGACACCTGGGCCGGCCGTGGCGGTCTTGGCAGCGCCATGGCGCAGTCCCACGGCATCGTCGCCGTTATTTACGGCGGGACGCTGGTGGAAGAGGATTTTCGCGACAAAAATGTGGCCGACGAATGGTTTCAGAACAAGTACGACCTGCGCCTGATGCAGAAGGATCTGGAGGTTACCAGCAAGTATCGCTATGAAGAAAAACTGCGCACCGGCGGCACCTTCGGCGTCAACTACGCCAACATGGAAGGACGCATTCTGGCGTTCAACTATCGCACCATGGATTGGAGTCATGAGCAGCGACAGGCTCTGCATCAGAATTTCGTGATCGATCATTACCTCAAGCAGTTCAATGAGGAAACCGTCGAGAACAAGCAGCAAGCCACCTGCGGTGAACCCTGCGTCGCGGTGTGCAAGAAGATGAACGGCCGCTACAAAAAAGACTACGAGCCCTACCAGACCATGGGCCCGCTGTGCGGCATCTTCGATCAGCGGGCGGCGGAAAAGCTCAATCATTACTGTGACGCCATGGGGTTCGACGCCATCTCCGGCGGCGGTGTGCTGGCCTGGCTGATGGATCTGCTCGACGAAGGGGTGCTGAGTCGTGAAGACCTCGGCGTCAACCGTCTGCCGCGCTGGCAGCTGGATGACTTCGATGTGGTGGCCGATTCCATGCACAACGCCGAGTTGGGGTGTGAACTGATCGACGCCATCCTTGAGCGGCGCGGCATGATCGATTTCAGGGAAGGGGTGCGCAAGTGGAGCCGCATTCATTCCCGCGCGAAAGGCACCGCGCTGCATGATCGCCTGGTGCATGTCGCCTTCGGCCGGCGCGGCTGGATGGTCCCCAATCAGTACTGGGTCTCCGGGGTGCTGGCGCCCATGGCGATCATGGGCAAATACTACATGATTTACAGCGACGATTTTATTCCGCCGCGCACGCTGGGGCGCATGTGCGCCGACCGGCTGAAAAAAGAGCTGATTGTCGACAATCTCGGCACCTGTCGCTTCCACCGCGGCTGGGCGGAGGAGATGCTGCCCGACGTGATGGGTTCCCTCTACGATTGCAAAGAGCGCTATCTGCGCAGCATCGAGATCCTCGCCACCCGCATCAACAGCGGCAACACTCCCGTCTTCTGGGATTCGCAGCGCAACATCGACTTCATTCACAGCTTCCTGAGGCGCAAAAAGGAGGTGGATAAAATTGCCGATCCACGCCTGGATGAGTGGCTGGAGAAGTTCAACCAGGATCCTCTCGAAGCCGCCCGCGAGTTCTGGTATCAGACGCTGATGGGGATTGACGAGAGTCTGCGGGAATTTTTCTGA
- a CDS encoding response regulator, with protein sequence MSSPGKQGAARVLLAEDEPMVRDLIVMILQQRGFRIDAVETGCAAVERWRQENFDVVFMDMHMPEMDGVEATREIRALEQEYGKPPVRIVGLTADARQELRDRCLEAGMDSFLTKPLDMKKLFAAIED encoded by the coding sequence ATGTCTTCGCCTGGCAAGCAGGGTGCCGCCCGCGTTCTGCTGGCGGAGGATGAGCCCATGGTCAGGGATCTGATCGTTATGATTCTGCAGCAGCGTGGATTTCGAATCGATGCGGTGGAAACCGGCTGCGCTGCGGTCGAGCGATGGCGTCAGGAAAATTTCGACGTTGTTTTCATGGACATGCACATGCCGGAGATGGATGGCGTTGAAGCAACCCGCGAAATACGCGCCCTGGAACAGGAATATGGCAAACCGCCGGTACGCATTGTTGGTTTGACCGCCGACGCGCGCCAGGAGCTTCGGGACCGCTGCCTGGAGGCGGGGATGGATTCCTTCTTGACCAAGCCTTTGGATATGAAAAAACTTTTTGCAGCGATTGAGGACTGA